One window from the genome of Chaetodon trifascialis isolate fChaTrf1 chromosome 20, fChaTrf1.hap1, whole genome shotgun sequence encodes:
- the slc4a5b gene encoding electrogenic sodium bicarbonate cotransporter 4 isoform X1, which yields MDHHDWQRGRSRGHRRYDDDDEAQPVYIGVPVSHRRKRRRHHSSVSDTDREARHTHYDHHTHREHSHRGYYHDRDEHYEDDEGGMEHQEHADPSVSPAAERLRHILGDDDGTPTPTIFTEMDTLQHEGGELEWKESARWVKFEEKVEEGGERWSKPHVSTLTLHSLFELRTCLQTGSILLDLEGYSLPQIVDEIVDRQIADGLIPPDLKEKISFVLLRKHRHQTKKPIHRSLADIGKSSNAASNRSPQANLNRSTSSASGIHRSTEDLRSRQSSSLGRLHPAQSRSMNDISDTPSTDQLKNKFMKKIPRDAEASNVLIGEVDFLDKPFVSFVRLAQATTLGGLTEVPVPTRFLFILLGPHGKTKSYNEIGRAIATLMVDDLFSDVAYKARDREDLIAGVDEFLDEVIVLPPGEWDPKIRIEPPKKVPSAEMRKSVLNLNELGQMNGSAGGAAAGEDEELPAPHELGEELKFTGRVGGGLWLDIKRKIPWYCSDIYDGFHIQSVSAVLFIYLGCITNAITFGGLLGDATENYQGVMESFLGTALAGTVFCMFGGQPLIILSSTGPILIFEKLLYEFSKNSGIDYMELRLWIGLHSCLQCFLLVISDASYIIKYMTRFTEEGFSSLISFIFISDAIKKMVGALKYYPINRGFKPDYITAYKCECVAPDQASALGLNVSAPLADDNMTVLFNLTDMDWSQLSKKECVKYGGMLVGSSCKYVPDLALMSFILFFGTYSMTVSLKKFKFSRYFPTKLRKLISDFSIFLSIMSFVGLDMLMGLDTPKLIVPTEFKPTRSDRGWLVMPFGKNPWWWYLASSVPALLVTILIFMDQQISAVIVNRKENKLKKGCGYHLDLFWVGVLMAVCSFMGLPWYVAATVISIAHIDSLKMESESSAPGEQPQFLGVREQRLTGILVFVLTGLSVFLAPVLQFIPMPVLYGVFLYMGVASLSGIQFWERIKLYLMPLKHQPDFSFLRHVPLRRVHLFTLVQIVCLAVLWILKSTFLAIIFPVMILGLMVVRKLLDLIFSQHDLAWLDDILPDKDKKKKEDDKKKKKEKKAAEPESDEEETNPYSTVTSDQNELDRSITLHLKISCPPSPAHSQTSLAPGDPPSLLPPRQPVPQVSIQVESDYEESDLYSAHLRHLYPPRDLPPPGVHRHFHRKLHAHFADSCAETIL from the exons TGTCTCCTGCTGCGGAGCGGCTGCGCCACATACTGGGGGACGATGACGGCACCCCAACACCCACAATATTCACTGAGATGGACACACTGCAGCACGAGGGAGGCGAATTAGAGTGGAAAGAGTCTGCAag GTGGGTGAAGTTtgaggagaaggtggaggagggaggagaaagatggagcAAGCCTCATGTGTCCACGCTGACCCTCCACAGCCTGTTTGAGCTCAGGACCTgcctgcagacaggaagcatcCTGCTCGACCTGGAGGGCTACTCGCTGCCGCAGATCGTTG ATGAGATCGTGGATCGGCAGATCGCTGACGGCCTGATCCCTCCGGACCTGAAGGAGAAGATCAGCTTCGTGTTGCTCAGGAAGCACCGTCACCAGACCAAGAAGCCGATCCACCGCTCGCTGGCCGACATCGGGAAGTCCTCCAACGCTGCTTCCA ACCGTAGTCCTCAGGCTAATCTGAATCGTAGCACTAGTTCAGCTTCTGGGATCCACCGCTCCACAGAAGACCTACGCTCTCGGCAGTCAAGCAGCCTTGGCCGCCTGC ATCCTGCCCAGAGCCGCAGCATGAATGATATTTCAGACACGCCGAGCACAGACCAG cTCAAGAATAAGTTCATGAAGAAGATCCCTCGCGATGCCGAAGCATCTAACGTCCTGATCGGTGAGGTGGATTTTCTGGACAAGCCTTTCGTCTCCTTTGTGCGTTTGGCTCAGGCCACGACTCTGGGAGGCCTCACCGAGGTCCCTGTGCCGACGAG gtttctcttcattttgctgGGTCCTCATGGCAAAACCAAGTCCTACAATGAGATTGGCAGAGCCATTGCAACGCTTATGGTGGACGAT CTGTTCAGTGATGTTGCCTATAAAGCCAGGGACCGTGAAGACCTGATTGCTGGTGTTGATGAGTTTCTGGATGAGGTCATCGTCCTGCCTCCAGGGGAATGGGACCCAAAAATACGCATCGAGCCTCCAAAGAAGGTTCCATCGGCGGAAATGAG GAAGTCGGTGCTGAACCTGAACGAGCTGGGTCAAATGAACGGCTCGGCCGGCGGGGCGGCTGCAGGGGAGGACGAGGAGCTTCCAGCTCCGCATGAGCTTGGAGAGGAGCTGAAGTTCACTGGGAG GGTCGGAGGTGGACTGTGGCTGGACATCAAACGGAAGATCCCGTGGTATTGTAGCGACATCTACGACGGCTTCCATATCCAGTCCGTCTCTGCTGTGCTCTTCATCTACCTGGGCTGCATCACCAATGCCATCACCTTCGGAGGGCTTCTGGGGGATGCTACCGAAAACTACCAG GGGGTGATGGAGAGTTTCCTCGGCACTGCGCTGGCAGGGACTGTCTTCTGTATGTTTGGTGGGCAGcccctcatcatcctcagtTCAACTGGACCCATTCTCATCTTTGAGAAGCTGCTTTACGAATTCAGCAA GAACAGCGGCATCGACTACATGGAGCTGCGTCTGTGGATCGGCCTCCACTCgtgtctgcagtgtttcctgctgGTCATCTCGGACGCCAGCTACATTATCAAGTACATGACCCGCTTCACAGAGGAGGGCTTCTCCAGCCTGATCTCCTTCATATTCATCTCTGACGCCATCAAGAAGATGGTAG GAGCCTTGAAGTATTACCCAATCAACCGCGGCTTCAAGCCCGACTACATCACGGCCTATAAGTGTGAATGCGTCGCCCCGGACCAGG CATCTGCGCTGGGCTTGAATGTTTCAGCTCCGCTGGCAGATGATAACATGACTGTGCTG TTTAACCTGACAGACATGGACTGGAGTCAGCTGAGTAAGAAGGAGTGTGTGAAGTATGGCGGGATGCTGGTGGGGAGCTCCTGTAAGTATGTTCCCGACCTGGCCCTCAtgtccttcatcctcttcttcggCACCTACTCCATGACTGTTTCCCTCAAGAAGTTCAAGTTCAGCCGCTACTTCCCGACAAAG CTGAGGAAGCTAATCAGTGACTTTTCCATCTTCTTGTCAATCATGAGCTTTGTGGGTCTGGATATGTTGATGGGGTTAGACACGCCCAAACTAATCGTTCCAACTGAGTTCAAG cccACGCGCTCCGATCGCGGCTGGCTGGTCATGCCGTTTGGTAAGAACCCCTGGTGGTGGTACCTGGCCAGCTCCGTTCCCGCTCTCCTGGtcaccatcctcatcttcatGGACCAACAGATCAGCGCCGTCATCGTCAACCGCAAAGAAAACAAGCTGAAG AAAGGCTGTGGCTACCACCTGGACCTGTTCTGGGTGGGGGTACTGATGGCTGTGTGCTCCTTCATGGGTCTGCCCTGGTACGTCGCGGCCACCGTCATCTCCATCGCACACATCGATTCTCTGAAGATGGAGAGCGAGAGCAGCGCTCCCGGAGAGCAGCCGCAGTTCCTCGGAGTCAG GGAGCAGAGGCTGACGGGGATCCTGGTGTTCGTCCTGACCGGACTCTCCGTCTTCCTCGCTCCTGTTCTCCAG TTCATCCCCATGCCGGTCCTGTATGGCGTCTTCCTTTACATGGGCGTGGCCTCGCTGAGCGGCATCCAG TTCTGGGAGCGGATCAAGTTGTATCTGATGCCTCTCAAGCACCAGCCGGACTTCTCCTTCCTGCGTCACGTCCCTCTGAGACGCGTCCACCTTTTCACCCTCGTCCAGATCGTCTGTCTGGCCGTCCTCTGGATCTTGAAGTCCACCTTCCTGGCCATCATCTTCCCAGTGATG aTTCTGGGGCTGATGGTGGTTCGGAAGCTGCTGGATCTGATCTTCTCACAGCACGACCTGGCCTGGCTGGACGACATCCTGCCggacaaagacaagaagaagaaggaggatgacaagaagaagaagaaggagaagaaggcgGCGGAGCCGGAGAGCGACGAGGAG GAGACGAACCCGTACTCGACCGTCACGTCCGATCAGAACGAGTTAGACCGCAG CATCACCCTGCACCTGAAGATCTCCTGCCCCCCCTCACCTGCCCACTCCCAGACGAGCCTCGCCCCCGGGGACCCTCCGTCGCTCCTGCCTCCGCGCCAGCCCGTGCCCCAGGTCAGCATCCAGGTGGAGTCAGACTACGAGGAGTCTGACCTCTACTCCGCACACCTGCGCCACCTTTACCCCCCTCGTGACCTGCCTCCACCTGGAGTTCACCGACACTTTCACCGAAAACTGCACGCCCACTTCGCTGACTCGTGTGCGGAGACCATTCTGTAG
- the slc4a5b gene encoding electrogenic sodium bicarbonate cotransporter 4 isoform X4 gives MDHHDWQRGRSRGHRRYDDDDEAQPVYIGVPVSHRRKRRRHHSSVSDTDREARHTHYDHHTHREHSHRGYYHDRDEHYEDDEGGMEHQEHADPSVSPAAERLRHILGDDDGTPTPTIFTEMDTLQHEGGELEWKESARWVKFEEKVEEGGERWSKPHVSTLTLHSLFELRTCLQTGSILLDLEGYSLPQIVDEIVDRQIADGLIPPDLKEKISFVLLRKHRHQTKKPIHRSLADIGKSSNAASNRSPQANLNRSTSSASGIHRSTEDLRSRQSSSLGRLHPAQSRSMNDISDTPSTDQLKNKFMKKIPRDAEASNVLIGEVDFLDKPFVSFVRLAQATTLGGLTEVPVPTRFLFILLGPHGKTKSYNEIGRAIATLMVDDLFSDVAYKARDREDLIAGVDEFLDEVIVLPPGEWDPKIRIEPPKKVPSAEMRKSVLNLNELGQMNGSAGGAAAGEDEELPAPHELGEELKFTGRVGGGLWLDIKRKIPWYCSDIYDGFHIQSVSAVLFIYLGCITNAITFGGLLGDATENYQGVMESFLGTALAGTVFCMFGGQPLIILSSTGPILIFEKLLYEFSKNSGIDYMELRLWIGLHSCLQCFLLVISDASYIIKYMTRFTEEGFSSLISFIFISDAIKKMVGALKYYPINRGFKPDYITAYKCECVAPDQAPLADDNMTVLFNLTDMDWSQLSKKECVKYGGMLVGSSCKYVPDLALMSFILFFGTYSMTVSLKKFKFSRYFPTKLRKLISDFSIFLSIMSFVGLDMLMGLDTPKLIVPTEFKPTRSDRGWLVMPFGKNPWWWYLASSVPALLVTILIFMDQQISAVIVNRKENKLKKGCGYHLDLFWVGVLMAVCSFMGLPWYVAATVISIAHIDSLKMESESSAPGEQPQFLGVREQRLTGILVFVLTGLSVFLAPVLQFIPMPVLYGVFLYMGVASLSGIQFWERIKLYLMPLKHQPDFSFLRHVPLRRVHLFTLVQIVCLAVLWILKSTFLAIIFPVMILGLMVVRKLLDLIFSQHDLAWLDDILPDKDKKKKEDDKKKKKEKKAAEPESDEEETNPYSTVTSDQNELDRSITLHLKISCPPSPAHSQTSLAPGDPPSLLPPRQPVPQVSIQVESDYEESDLYSAHLRHLYPPRDLPPPGVHRHFHRKLHAHFADSCAETIL, from the exons TGTCTCCTGCTGCGGAGCGGCTGCGCCACATACTGGGGGACGATGACGGCACCCCAACACCCACAATATTCACTGAGATGGACACACTGCAGCACGAGGGAGGCGAATTAGAGTGGAAAGAGTCTGCAag GTGGGTGAAGTTtgaggagaaggtggaggagggaggagaaagatggagcAAGCCTCATGTGTCCACGCTGACCCTCCACAGCCTGTTTGAGCTCAGGACCTgcctgcagacaggaagcatcCTGCTCGACCTGGAGGGCTACTCGCTGCCGCAGATCGTTG ATGAGATCGTGGATCGGCAGATCGCTGACGGCCTGATCCCTCCGGACCTGAAGGAGAAGATCAGCTTCGTGTTGCTCAGGAAGCACCGTCACCAGACCAAGAAGCCGATCCACCGCTCGCTGGCCGACATCGGGAAGTCCTCCAACGCTGCTTCCA ACCGTAGTCCTCAGGCTAATCTGAATCGTAGCACTAGTTCAGCTTCTGGGATCCACCGCTCCACAGAAGACCTACGCTCTCGGCAGTCAAGCAGCCTTGGCCGCCTGC ATCCTGCCCAGAGCCGCAGCATGAATGATATTTCAGACACGCCGAGCACAGACCAG cTCAAGAATAAGTTCATGAAGAAGATCCCTCGCGATGCCGAAGCATCTAACGTCCTGATCGGTGAGGTGGATTTTCTGGACAAGCCTTTCGTCTCCTTTGTGCGTTTGGCTCAGGCCACGACTCTGGGAGGCCTCACCGAGGTCCCTGTGCCGACGAG gtttctcttcattttgctgGGTCCTCATGGCAAAACCAAGTCCTACAATGAGATTGGCAGAGCCATTGCAACGCTTATGGTGGACGAT CTGTTCAGTGATGTTGCCTATAAAGCCAGGGACCGTGAAGACCTGATTGCTGGTGTTGATGAGTTTCTGGATGAGGTCATCGTCCTGCCTCCAGGGGAATGGGACCCAAAAATACGCATCGAGCCTCCAAAGAAGGTTCCATCGGCGGAAATGAG GAAGTCGGTGCTGAACCTGAACGAGCTGGGTCAAATGAACGGCTCGGCCGGCGGGGCGGCTGCAGGGGAGGACGAGGAGCTTCCAGCTCCGCATGAGCTTGGAGAGGAGCTGAAGTTCACTGGGAG GGTCGGAGGTGGACTGTGGCTGGACATCAAACGGAAGATCCCGTGGTATTGTAGCGACATCTACGACGGCTTCCATATCCAGTCCGTCTCTGCTGTGCTCTTCATCTACCTGGGCTGCATCACCAATGCCATCACCTTCGGAGGGCTTCTGGGGGATGCTACCGAAAACTACCAG GGGGTGATGGAGAGTTTCCTCGGCACTGCGCTGGCAGGGACTGTCTTCTGTATGTTTGGTGGGCAGcccctcatcatcctcagtTCAACTGGACCCATTCTCATCTTTGAGAAGCTGCTTTACGAATTCAGCAA GAACAGCGGCATCGACTACATGGAGCTGCGTCTGTGGATCGGCCTCCACTCgtgtctgcagtgtttcctgctgGTCATCTCGGACGCCAGCTACATTATCAAGTACATGACCCGCTTCACAGAGGAGGGCTTCTCCAGCCTGATCTCCTTCATATTCATCTCTGACGCCATCAAGAAGATGGTAG GAGCCTTGAAGTATTACCCAATCAACCGCGGCTTCAAGCCCGACTACATCACGGCCTATAAGTGTGAATGCGTCGCCCCGGACCAGG CTCCGCTGGCAGATGATAACATGACTGTGCTG TTTAACCTGACAGACATGGACTGGAGTCAGCTGAGTAAGAAGGAGTGTGTGAAGTATGGCGGGATGCTGGTGGGGAGCTCCTGTAAGTATGTTCCCGACCTGGCCCTCAtgtccttcatcctcttcttcggCACCTACTCCATGACTGTTTCCCTCAAGAAGTTCAAGTTCAGCCGCTACTTCCCGACAAAG CTGAGGAAGCTAATCAGTGACTTTTCCATCTTCTTGTCAATCATGAGCTTTGTGGGTCTGGATATGTTGATGGGGTTAGACACGCCCAAACTAATCGTTCCAACTGAGTTCAAG cccACGCGCTCCGATCGCGGCTGGCTGGTCATGCCGTTTGGTAAGAACCCCTGGTGGTGGTACCTGGCCAGCTCCGTTCCCGCTCTCCTGGtcaccatcctcatcttcatGGACCAACAGATCAGCGCCGTCATCGTCAACCGCAAAGAAAACAAGCTGAAG AAAGGCTGTGGCTACCACCTGGACCTGTTCTGGGTGGGGGTACTGATGGCTGTGTGCTCCTTCATGGGTCTGCCCTGGTACGTCGCGGCCACCGTCATCTCCATCGCACACATCGATTCTCTGAAGATGGAGAGCGAGAGCAGCGCTCCCGGAGAGCAGCCGCAGTTCCTCGGAGTCAG GGAGCAGAGGCTGACGGGGATCCTGGTGTTCGTCCTGACCGGACTCTCCGTCTTCCTCGCTCCTGTTCTCCAG TTCATCCCCATGCCGGTCCTGTATGGCGTCTTCCTTTACATGGGCGTGGCCTCGCTGAGCGGCATCCAG TTCTGGGAGCGGATCAAGTTGTATCTGATGCCTCTCAAGCACCAGCCGGACTTCTCCTTCCTGCGTCACGTCCCTCTGAGACGCGTCCACCTTTTCACCCTCGTCCAGATCGTCTGTCTGGCCGTCCTCTGGATCTTGAAGTCCACCTTCCTGGCCATCATCTTCCCAGTGATG aTTCTGGGGCTGATGGTGGTTCGGAAGCTGCTGGATCTGATCTTCTCACAGCACGACCTGGCCTGGCTGGACGACATCCTGCCggacaaagacaagaagaagaaggaggatgacaagaagaagaagaaggagaagaaggcgGCGGAGCCGGAGAGCGACGAGGAG GAGACGAACCCGTACTCGACCGTCACGTCCGATCAGAACGAGTTAGACCGCAG CATCACCCTGCACCTGAAGATCTCCTGCCCCCCCTCACCTGCCCACTCCCAGACGAGCCTCGCCCCCGGGGACCCTCCGTCGCTCCTGCCTCCGCGCCAGCCCGTGCCCCAGGTCAGCATCCAGGTGGAGTCAGACTACGAGGAGTCTGACCTCTACTCCGCACACCTGCGCCACCTTTACCCCCCTCGTGACCTGCCTCCACCTGGAGTTCACCGACACTTTCACCGAAAACTGCACGCCCACTTCGCTGACTCGTGTGCGGAGACCATTCTGTAG
- the slc4a5b gene encoding electrogenic sodium bicarbonate cotransporter 4 isoform X5, which produces MDHHDWQRGRSRGHRRYDDDDEAQPVYIGVPVSHRRKRRRHHSSVSDTDREARHTHYDHHTHREHSHRGYYHDRDEHYEDDEGGMEHQEHADPSVSPAAERLRHILGDDDGTPTPTIFTEMDTLQHEGGELEWKESARWVKFEEKVEEGGERWSKPHVSTLTLHSLFELRTCLQTGSILLDLEGYSLPQIVDEIVDRQIADGLIPPDLKEKISFVLLRKHRHQTKKPIHRSLADIGKSSNAASNPAQSRSMNDISDTPSTDQLKNKFMKKIPRDAEASNVLIGEVDFLDKPFVSFVRLAQATTLGGLTEVPVPTRFLFILLGPHGKTKSYNEIGRAIATLMVDDLFSDVAYKARDREDLIAGVDEFLDEVIVLPPGEWDPKIRIEPPKKVPSAEMRHSVLNLNELGQMNGSAGGAAAGEDEELPAPHELGEELKFTGRVGGGLWLDIKRKIPWYCSDIYDGFHIQSVSAVLFIYLGCITNAITFGGLLGDATENYQGVMESFLGTALAGTVFCMFGGQPLIILSSTGPILIFEKLLYEFSKNSGIDYMELRLWIGLHSCLQCFLLVISDASYIIKYMTRFTEEGFSSLISFIFISDAIKKMVGALKYYPINRGFKPDYITAYKCECVAPDQASALGLNVSAPLADDNMTVLFNLTDMDWSQLSKKECVKYGGMLVGSSCKYVPDLALMSFILFFGTYSMTVSLKKFKFSRYFPTKLRKLISDFSIFLSIMSFVGLDMLMGLDTPKLIVPTEFKPTRSDRGWLVMPFGKNPWWWYLASSVPALLVTILIFMDQQISAVIVNRKENKLKKGCGYHLDLFWVGVLMAVCSFMGLPWYVAATVISIAHIDSLKMESESSAPGEQPQFLGVREQRLTGILVFVLTGLSVFLAPVLQFIPMPVLYGVFLYMGVASLSGIQFWERIKLYLMPLKHQPDFSFLRHVPLRRVHLFTLVQIVCLAVLWILKSTFLAIIFPVMILGLMVVRKLLDLIFSQHDLAWLDDILPDKDKKKKEDDKKKKKEKKAAEPESDEEETNPYSTVTSDQNELDRSITLHLKISCPPSPAHSQTSLAPGDPPSLLPPRQPVPQVSIQVESDYEESDLYSAHLRHLYPPRDLPPPGVHRHFHRKLHAHFADSCAETIL; this is translated from the exons TGTCTCCTGCTGCGGAGCGGCTGCGCCACATACTGGGGGACGATGACGGCACCCCAACACCCACAATATTCACTGAGATGGACACACTGCAGCACGAGGGAGGCGAATTAGAGTGGAAAGAGTCTGCAag GTGGGTGAAGTTtgaggagaaggtggaggagggaggagaaagatggagcAAGCCTCATGTGTCCACGCTGACCCTCCACAGCCTGTTTGAGCTCAGGACCTgcctgcagacaggaagcatcCTGCTCGACCTGGAGGGCTACTCGCTGCCGCAGATCGTTG ATGAGATCGTGGATCGGCAGATCGCTGACGGCCTGATCCCTCCGGACCTGAAGGAGAAGATCAGCTTCGTGTTGCTCAGGAAGCACCGTCACCAGACCAAGAAGCCGATCCACCGCTCGCTGGCCGACATCGGGAAGTCCTCCAACGCTGCTTCCA ATCCTGCCCAGAGCCGCAGCATGAATGATATTTCAGACACGCCGAGCACAGACCAG cTCAAGAATAAGTTCATGAAGAAGATCCCTCGCGATGCCGAAGCATCTAACGTCCTGATCGGTGAGGTGGATTTTCTGGACAAGCCTTTCGTCTCCTTTGTGCGTTTGGCTCAGGCCACGACTCTGGGAGGCCTCACCGAGGTCCCTGTGCCGACGAG gtttctcttcattttgctgGGTCCTCATGGCAAAACCAAGTCCTACAATGAGATTGGCAGAGCCATTGCAACGCTTATGGTGGACGAT CTGTTCAGTGATGTTGCCTATAAAGCCAGGGACCGTGAAGACCTGATTGCTGGTGTTGATGAGTTTCTGGATGAGGTCATCGTCCTGCCTCCAGGGGAATGGGACCCAAAAATACGCATCGAGCCTCCAAAGAAGGTTCCATCGGCGGAAATGAGGCAC TCGGTGCTGAACCTGAACGAGCTGGGTCAAATGAACGGCTCGGCCGGCGGGGCGGCTGCAGGGGAGGACGAGGAGCTTCCAGCTCCGCATGAGCTTGGAGAGGAGCTGAAGTTCACTGGGAG GGTCGGAGGTGGACTGTGGCTGGACATCAAACGGAAGATCCCGTGGTATTGTAGCGACATCTACGACGGCTTCCATATCCAGTCCGTCTCTGCTGTGCTCTTCATCTACCTGGGCTGCATCACCAATGCCATCACCTTCGGAGGGCTTCTGGGGGATGCTACCGAAAACTACCAG GGGGTGATGGAGAGTTTCCTCGGCACTGCGCTGGCAGGGACTGTCTTCTGTATGTTTGGTGGGCAGcccctcatcatcctcagtTCAACTGGACCCATTCTCATCTTTGAGAAGCTGCTTTACGAATTCAGCAA GAACAGCGGCATCGACTACATGGAGCTGCGTCTGTGGATCGGCCTCCACTCgtgtctgcagtgtttcctgctgGTCATCTCGGACGCCAGCTACATTATCAAGTACATGACCCGCTTCACAGAGGAGGGCTTCTCCAGCCTGATCTCCTTCATATTCATCTCTGACGCCATCAAGAAGATGGTAG GAGCCTTGAAGTATTACCCAATCAACCGCGGCTTCAAGCCCGACTACATCACGGCCTATAAGTGTGAATGCGTCGCCCCGGACCAGG CATCTGCGCTGGGCTTGAATGTTTCAGCTCCGCTGGCAGATGATAACATGACTGTGCTG TTTAACCTGACAGACATGGACTGGAGTCAGCTGAGTAAGAAGGAGTGTGTGAAGTATGGCGGGATGCTGGTGGGGAGCTCCTGTAAGTATGTTCCCGACCTGGCCCTCAtgtccttcatcctcttcttcggCACCTACTCCATGACTGTTTCCCTCAAGAAGTTCAAGTTCAGCCGCTACTTCCCGACAAAG CTGAGGAAGCTAATCAGTGACTTTTCCATCTTCTTGTCAATCATGAGCTTTGTGGGTCTGGATATGTTGATGGGGTTAGACACGCCCAAACTAATCGTTCCAACTGAGTTCAAG cccACGCGCTCCGATCGCGGCTGGCTGGTCATGCCGTTTGGTAAGAACCCCTGGTGGTGGTACCTGGCCAGCTCCGTTCCCGCTCTCCTGGtcaccatcctcatcttcatGGACCAACAGATCAGCGCCGTCATCGTCAACCGCAAAGAAAACAAGCTGAAG AAAGGCTGTGGCTACCACCTGGACCTGTTCTGGGTGGGGGTACTGATGGCTGTGTGCTCCTTCATGGGTCTGCCCTGGTACGTCGCGGCCACCGTCATCTCCATCGCACACATCGATTCTCTGAAGATGGAGAGCGAGAGCAGCGCTCCCGGAGAGCAGCCGCAGTTCCTCGGAGTCAG GGAGCAGAGGCTGACGGGGATCCTGGTGTTCGTCCTGACCGGACTCTCCGTCTTCCTCGCTCCTGTTCTCCAG TTCATCCCCATGCCGGTCCTGTATGGCGTCTTCCTTTACATGGGCGTGGCCTCGCTGAGCGGCATCCAG TTCTGGGAGCGGATCAAGTTGTATCTGATGCCTCTCAAGCACCAGCCGGACTTCTCCTTCCTGCGTCACGTCCCTCTGAGACGCGTCCACCTTTTCACCCTCGTCCAGATCGTCTGTCTGGCCGTCCTCTGGATCTTGAAGTCCACCTTCCTGGCCATCATCTTCCCAGTGATG aTTCTGGGGCTGATGGTGGTTCGGAAGCTGCTGGATCTGATCTTCTCACAGCACGACCTGGCCTGGCTGGACGACATCCTGCCggacaaagacaagaagaagaaggaggatgacaagaagaagaagaaggagaagaaggcgGCGGAGCCGGAGAGCGACGAGGAG GAGACGAACCCGTACTCGACCGTCACGTCCGATCAGAACGAGTTAGACCGCAG CATCACCCTGCACCTGAAGATCTCCTGCCCCCCCTCACCTGCCCACTCCCAGACGAGCCTCGCCCCCGGGGACCCTCCGTCGCTCCTGCCTCCGCGCCAGCCCGTGCCCCAGGTCAGCATCCAGGTGGAGTCAGACTACGAGGAGTCTGACCTCTACTCCGCACACCTGCGCCACCTTTACCCCCCTCGTGACCTGCCTCCACCTGGAGTTCACCGACACTTTCACCGAAAACTGCACGCCCACTTCGCTGACTCGTGTGCGGAGACCATTCTGTAG